One window of Streptomyces sp. SUK 48 genomic DNA carries:
- a CDS encoding aspartate aminotransferase family protein, with the protein MTPQTDPAAGAAVKAADRAHVFHSWSAQDLIDPLAVAGAEGSYFWDYDGTRYLDFTSGLVYTNIGYQHPKVVAAIQEQAAKMTTFAPAFAIEARSEAARLIAERTPGDLDKIFFTNGGADAVEHAVRMARLHTGRPKVLSAYRSYHGGTQQAVNLTGDPRRWPSDSGTSGVVHFWAPFAYRSRFYAETEEQETARALEHLETTIAFEGPGTVAAIILETIPGTAGIMLPPPGYLAGVRELCDTYGIVFVLDEVMAGFGRTGEWFAADLFDVVPDLMTFAKGVNSGYVPLGGVAISGKIAETFGKRPYPGGLTYSGHPLACAAAVATIDVMAEEGVVENAKRLGESVLAPGLAELAARHPSVGEVRGVGMFWALELVRDRETREPLVPYNAAGEANAPMAAFAAAAKKQGLWPFVNMNRTHVVPPCNTSEAELKEGLAALDAALSVADEYTA; encoded by the coding sequence ATGACCCCTCAGACCGATCCCGCAGCCGGCGCCGCAGTGAAGGCCGCGGACCGTGCGCACGTCTTCCATTCCTGGTCCGCCCAGGACCTCATCGACCCGCTCGCCGTGGCCGGCGCCGAGGGGTCGTACTTCTGGGACTACGACGGCACGCGCTACCTGGACTTCACCAGCGGGCTCGTCTACACCAACATCGGCTACCAGCACCCCAAGGTCGTCGCGGCCATCCAGGAGCAGGCGGCGAAGATGACCACCTTCGCGCCCGCGTTCGCCATCGAGGCGCGCTCGGAGGCGGCCCGGCTGATCGCCGAGCGGACCCCCGGCGACCTGGACAAGATCTTCTTCACCAACGGCGGCGCCGACGCGGTGGAGCACGCGGTGCGCATGGCCCGGCTGCACACGGGCCGCCCGAAGGTGCTCTCGGCGTACCGCTCGTACCACGGCGGCACCCAGCAGGCCGTGAACCTCACCGGCGACCCCCGCCGCTGGCCCTCCGACAGCGGCACCAGCGGTGTCGTGCACTTCTGGGCGCCGTTCGCCTACCGCTCCCGCTTCTACGCCGAGACGGAGGAGCAGGAGACCGCGCGGGCGCTGGAGCACCTGGAGACGACGATCGCCTTCGAGGGTCCCGGCACCGTCGCCGCGATCATCCTGGAGACGATCCCCGGCACCGCCGGGATCATGCTGCCGCCGCCGGGTTACCTCGCCGGGGTGCGCGAGCTGTGCGACACGTACGGGATCGTCTTCGTCCTGGACGAGGTCATGGCCGGATTCGGCCGTACCGGCGAGTGGTTCGCCGCCGATCTGTTCGATGTCGTACCGGACCTGATGACCTTCGCCAAGGGCGTGAACTCCGGCTATGTGCCGCTCGGCGGGGTCGCCATCTCGGGGAAGATCGCGGAGACCTTCGGCAAGCGCCCCTACCCGGGCGGTCTGACCTACTCCGGGCACCCGCTGGCCTGCGCCGCCGCCGTCGCCACGATCGACGTGATGGCCGAGGAGGGCGTGGTCGAGAACGCCAAGCGGCTCGGCGAGAGCGTGCTGGCGCCCGGTCTGGCCGAGCTGGCGGCGCGCCACCCGAGCGTCGGCGAGGTCCGCGGCGTGGGCATGTTCTGGGCGCTGGAGCTGGTCAGGGACCGGGAGACGCGGGAGCCCCTGGTGCCGTACAACGCGGCCGGTGAGGCGAACGCGCCGATGGCCGCCTTCGCCGCGGCCGCGAAGAAGCAGGGCCTGTGGCCGTTCGTGAACATGAACCGCACCCATGTGGTGCCGCCGTGCAACACGAGCGAGGCGGAGCTGAAGGAGGGCCTGGCCGCCCTCGACGCCGCGCTGTCCGTGGCGGACGAGTACACGGCGTAA
- a CDS encoding GntR family transcriptional regulator gives MPGNGVVTRSTLRQQIADALRDEVLAGRLRPGRAFTVKEIADQYGVSATPVREALVDLSAQGILEADQHRGFRVPEYSLADYRHMIEARSLVTDGMFQGLAAGHPAFRTPPDDPRTLALLATVRRRGEEALRAAAAGDLTVLIGYDLRFWRELSVLFGNPYLGDFLHRLRVQSWVCAVQHLRRLPDLRGRLWAGHTDLVEALARRDTEAARALVAAANAHSLALLEDLSDS, from the coding sequence ATGCCCGGCAACGGCGTCGTCACCCGCAGCACCCTGCGCCAGCAGATCGCGGACGCCCTCCGTGACGAGGTGCTGGCGGGGCGGCTGCGGCCGGGCCGGGCGTTCACCGTGAAGGAGATCGCCGACCAGTACGGCGTCTCCGCCACCCCGGTCCGCGAGGCGCTGGTCGACCTGTCCGCGCAGGGCATCCTGGAGGCCGACCAGCACCGCGGCTTCCGGGTGCCCGAGTACTCGCTCGCCGACTACCGGCACATGATCGAGGCCCGCAGCCTGGTCACGGACGGCATGTTCCAGGGCCTCGCCGCCGGGCACCCCGCCTTCCGCACCCCGCCCGACGATCCGCGCACCCTCGCCCTGCTGGCCACCGTCCGGCGCCGCGGCGAGGAGGCCCTGCGCGCCGCCGCCGCGGGCGACCTCACCGTGCTGATCGGCTACGACCTGCGGTTCTGGCGCGAGTTGAGCGTCCTGTTCGGCAACCCCTACCTCGGCGACTTCCTGCACCGGCTGCGCGTGCAGTCCTGGGTCTGCGCGGTCCAGCACCTGCGCCGCCTGCCCGATCTGCGCGGCAGGCTGTGGGCCGGGCACACGGACCTGGTCGAGGCCCTGGCCCGGCGCGACACCGAGGCCGCCCGCGCGCTGGTGGCCGCGGCCAACGCCCACTCGCTGGCCCTGCTGGAAGATCTGTCCGACAGCTGA
- a CDS encoding 5'-nucleotidase C-terminal domain-containing protein, which yields MTHSPMNRREFVKKSAVTGAAVAAAGAVGSGTAEAAEKGHGHEKAPRTWSFSILGTTDLHGHVFDWDYYADAPYTDKAGNSVGVARVATLIKQQREAKGEHRVLLVDAGDIIQGTSLAYYFARVDPITGTDGKRGPKHPMAVAMNHMRYDAAALGNHEFNYGIETLRRFEDQCDFPLLGANALHAKTLRPAFEPYTVKCIKVPGAPDIKVGILGLTNPGIAIWDKDNVGGKLVFPGLVEQAKKYVPRLRALGCDVVFLTDHSGLDGSSSWGDELPYIENASNLVAEQVPGIDAILVGHTHVEVPSYTVKNEQTGEDVLLSEPYCWGYRLSVFDFELELHHGQWKVTGKKAQTLNPNGVAEDPQIKKLLEADHQLVVKYVNTPVGTCTTDLSAAESCWKDVPIMDFIHKVQTETVKTGLSAADAALPLISVAAPFSRTADIPQGNVTIRDIAGLYIYDNTLYAKKLTGAQLKDYLEYAAKYYHQVPAGTKVDTATLTNANSFWDYMYDTAAGVDYDIDIAQPEGSRIKNLSYNGASVAADQVFVVAVNNYRANGGSGYPHIASAEIAYSSTNEIRDMMIDYVTATKTLDPAGFAVTNWKLTQAGTPVF from the coding sequence ATGACCCACAGTCCCATGAACCGCCGGGAGTTCGTGAAGAAGTCGGCCGTCACCGGCGCCGCCGTCGCCGCGGCGGGCGCGGTGGGCAGCGGCACCGCCGAGGCGGCCGAGAAGGGTCACGGCCACGAGAAGGCGCCGCGCACCTGGTCGTTCTCCATCCTGGGCACCACCGACCTGCACGGCCACGTCTTCGACTGGGACTACTACGCCGACGCGCCCTACACCGACAAGGCCGGCAACTCGGTCGGCGTGGCCCGCGTCGCCACCCTCATCAAGCAGCAGCGCGAGGCCAAGGGCGAGCACCGGGTGCTGCTCGTCGACGCCGGCGACATCATCCAGGGCACCTCGCTCGCCTACTACTTCGCCCGGGTCGACCCGATCACCGGCACCGACGGCAAGCGCGGCCCCAAGCACCCCATGGCCGTCGCCATGAACCACATGCGCTACGACGCCGCCGCCCTCGGCAACCACGAGTTCAACTACGGCATCGAGACGCTGCGCAGGTTCGAGGACCAGTGCGACTTCCCGCTGCTGGGCGCGAACGCCCTGCACGCCAAGACGCTGCGCCCGGCCTTCGAGCCGTACACCGTCAAGTGCATCAAGGTCCCCGGCGCCCCCGACATCAAGGTCGGCATCCTCGGTCTGACCAACCCCGGCATCGCGATCTGGGACAAGGACAACGTCGGCGGCAAGCTGGTCTTCCCGGGCCTGGTCGAGCAGGCGAAGAAGTACGTGCCCCGGCTGCGCGCCCTCGGCTGCGACGTCGTCTTCCTGACCGACCACTCCGGCCTGGACGGCTCCTCCTCGTGGGGCGACGAACTCCCCTACATCGAGAACGCGTCCAACCTGGTCGCCGAGCAGGTCCCGGGCATCGACGCGATCCTGGTGGGCCACACCCACGTCGAGGTGCCGTCGTACACCGTCAAGAACGAGCAGACCGGCGAGGACGTCCTCCTCTCCGAGCCGTACTGCTGGGGCTACCGGCTCAGTGTCTTCGACTTCGAGCTCGAACTGCACCACGGGCAGTGGAAGGTGACGGGCAAGAAGGCGCAGACCCTCAACCCCAACGGGGTGGCCGAGGACCCGCAGATCAAGAAGCTCCTGGAGGCCGATCACCAGCTGGTGGTGAAGTACGTCAACACCCCGGTCGGCACCTGCACGACGGACCTCTCGGCGGCGGAGTCCTGCTGGAAGGACGTGCCGATCATGGACTTCATCCACAAGGTCCAGACGGAGACGGTCAAGACCGGCCTGTCCGCCGCCGACGCCGCCCTCCCGCTGATCTCGGTCGCCGCGCCCTTCAGCCGCACGGCCGACATCCCGCAGGGCAACGTCACCATCAGGGACATCGCCGGCCTCTACATCTACGACAACACCCTCTACGCCAAGAAGCTCACGGGCGCCCAGCTCAAGGACTACCTGGAGTACGCGGCCAAGTACTACCACCAGGTCCCGGCGGGCACGAAGGTCGACACCGCGACCCTCACCAACGCCAACAGCTTCTGGGACTACATGTACGACACCGCCGCGGGCGTCGACTACGACATCGACATCGCCCAGCCCGAGGGCTCCCGCATCAAGAACCTCAGCTACAACGGCGCCTCCGTCGCCGCCGACCAGGTCTTCGTGGTCGCGGTCAACAACTACCGCGCCAACGGCGGTTCGGGCTACCCGCACATCGCCTCGGCGGAGATCGCGTACAGCTCCACCAACGAGATCCGCGACATGATGATCGACTACGTCACCGCGACGAAGACCCTCGACCCGGCCGGCTTCGCGGTCACCAACTGGAAGCTGACCCAGGCGGGCACGCCGGTCTTCTAG